Sequence from the Candidatus Abyssobacteria bacterium SURF_5 genome:
AATACCGTGCTCATCTGGATCATCTGCGCAGTCGCCTTCCGTTCGGTCCGATTTGGACTTGTCGGAATCATGCCGCTCACGCTGGCGACTCTCGCAACTTTTGGGCTGATGGGGCATCTTGGAATCAGGCTCGATACGGCCACCGCGGTTTTAACCGGCATCTCGGTTGGTGTCGGAGTTGATTTCGCCATCCATTTCATTTCTCGCCTGCGAAGCGAGGCGCGCACAGCTCAAACACTGAATGACGCGGTCGGGGTTACCGTTATCAAAAGCGGACGCGCCATCGTCTTTGACGCTGCTTCTAATATCCTCGGGTTCATGACGTTCATCTTTTCCGGCTTTGGGCCGGTGCGCAACCTGGGCATCCTGATGTGCTTCACCATGGTGGCGTGCCTCCTGCTCACCCTCCTCCTTATTCCAACCCTCCTTGCGCTCTTCCCGATACCGTTCCGCCGTTTACGGGAAGAAACGCTCTTTCTCCGGCCCGTCTCCGTCGAAGCAACACGGCCTGATTGATTGTTCTACAGCTATTGCGGAATTGGATCAAGATCTTCCTGAAAAGTACGGGTATGAAGGGGCGTGCGGGAGAGTGCTATCTCCAGATGGCGGAATGAAATCTAAGATATGTTTTGACTGCCGATCCTTTTACCCGTGCCTTCCTCGAACAGGAGCAGCTTATCTTGTGGAATCGAATAGGCAACGCGACTGCCCGGCGCCAAATCCAGGAACCCGAGCGACCTCGCGCAAAAGCTAATGCTCCCATCTTCGAGGTGAATGACTGTCTCGCCGGCCATTGGTTCTATCAAATGCACCAGCGCCGTCCCTGACAACGAAGCATTTTCTCCGGCGTTGCCAAGCAAAACATCTTCCGGCCGGAAGGCAAGACTGATGCGAGGCGGCACCGGCGAAACGTCCAATTGGAACTTCTTTCCTTCGTCATTTCCGCAGACAAGCTCGGTGCGGCCGTTCTTCATTTCGGCGCGGCACTCGACGAAATTGATCGGCGGGGTTCCCAGAAAGCCGGCAACAAACAGGTTCCCGGGGCGGCAGTACAAATCGGACGGCGTCCCCACTTGTTCCAGCACGCCCGCTCGCAAAATTGCGACGCGCCGCCCGATGAGCATGGCCTCGTGCTGGTCGTGCGTAACATAAACGACTGTCGCTCCGAGCGCGTCATGAATCTGCTTGATCTCCTGGCGCAGCTGCACCCGCAGGGCCGGATCGAGATTGCTCAGCGGCTCATCGAAAAGAAACACCTTCGGCTTTCGCACCAGCGCCCGTCCGAGCGCCACCCGCTGGCGCTGGCCGCCCGATAATTCTTTTGGTTTGCGTTCGAGCAGCCCATCGATCCCCAGCATCCGCGCGGTCTCCAGAACACGGGCCTGAATCTCGCTCTTGGGAACGCGGCGCATTTTCAGGCCGAACCCGAGATTTTGCGCAACGTTGAAGTGCGGGTACAGCGCGTAGTCCTGGAACACCATCGCGATGTCGCGCTCGCGCGGCGGCGTGTGCGTTGCCGGTTTTCCGCCGATAAAGATTTCGCCTGAACTCGGTTTGTCGAGGCCGGCGATCAGGCGCAATATCGTGGATTTTCCGCTGCCCGACGGCCCAAGAATGACCAACAGTTCGCCCTCATCGACTTCAAGACAGACTCTGTCGAGGGCGACAACTTTATTATCGAACACTTTGGTCAGACTTTTTAGCACCAGCGCAGACATCGATTCATCCCATCAATTCCGAAATCTTTTTGTTCAGCTTCCGCCGGCGGCGCACGTTTGAGCCGAGAAGAACAGTCCACCGCAACACGTAGTAAGCGACGATTCCCAGAAACGCGCCATAGAGCGCTCCCCACATGATGTCCGGCGTCGCGCCCACGAGCGCGCCCGTCACCTTGAAGGCGGTATTCGCATCATCGACTCGCTTCGACAGGTCCTCGCCGAGCACGATCCTGAGGGAATCGCCCAACCGCTGCTCTTCGCCGATCAGCGGATATAACGCCTTTGCGGCCTGATATTCAGCGCCGGCTATCAAGCCTATGAAGGGCGCTCCATAGCGCAGGACGAATCCGCTCGCTCCCGAAAACAGCCTGCCGGCCAACGAGCGCCTCCGCAATGGACCGTAGCGGCGGGCCATCTCACGCACCTCGTCACGGTCGATTGTGGCAGGAAGATAATCAAGCTCCCGGTCGAGCAACTGGTTCCGCGCAATGTTCCGCTTCAATCGCTTTCCAACCGTCCCCATTACTTCTCCCTCCGATCAAAGATGCAGCGGCCTTTGGAGGATCTCTCTAGTTATGGTAGTTTAACCGACCGCTTCTGTCAACCCGCTCAGCCAGAGCGATCCGGGCACCTGCGATTCTTGACTTGTCGCCTCCGCCGACTTTATAGTGACAGTGAATTTGTCCAACGGTCGCGATGAGAACTGCCCAATGCAGTGGGGACTGACACCACATACGGAAGTGCGAAGGGACCGGCTCCGGGAAGTGATGCCTTTTTGAATTCGCAGGATGGCGCCTGTCCCCAAAGCAAGAACAGCCGTCCAACCGTCGGACAGTCTCGCAGTCACACTTCGGCGGATTAACGAGGCGCATCAGACAGAGAGGAAAGGAGCGGCTACATGGACTACAGCCATTACAAGGATATTGCCGTCGAGCGCAAAGGCCGGATTTTGTCGTTGACCCTGAATCGACCCGAAAGTCTTAACGCCGTTACGCCCGCCATGCATGCGGAGCTTGCCGCTATTTTCAGCGACATTCGAAAGGACGATGAGGCTGACGTGGTGACGCTGACCGGCGCGGGCAGGGGCTTTTGCGCAGGAGCCGATCTGAAGCATCCGATCCCCGACAAGGAAACCGCCGACCGGATATTCGTTGAAGGAAAGGAAATCATTCTGAATATCCTCGAGATCGACAAGCCGATCATCACCGGCGTGAACGGCCCGGCGGCCGGCCTCGGCGCCACGCTTGCCGTGTTCGGCGATATCGTCATAGCGTCTGATCGCGCCCGCATCGGCGACACGCACGTGAAAGTCGGGCTGGCAGCCGGTGACGGAGGCGCCGTCATCTGGCCGATTCTGGTCGGCGTGAACAAAGCGAAGGAGCTGCTGATGACCGGCGAGGTGATCGACGCTCAGGAAGCCCTGCGGATCGGGCTCGTCAATCATGTGGTTCCGCACGAGAAACTGAATGAGACCGTCATGGAGATGGCGCAACGGCTCGCTTCCGGCGATACCATGGCCATCCGTAACACCAAGAAAGCGGTCAACCTGTACGTGAAATGGATGATGAACCAGGTATTCGAGTATTCGCTCCTTCTGGAATACCAATGCGCAATGAGAGTTTTCGGGCGCTGAACTGCTATTCGTGCGTTACGCTCGATTTGACCTGGTAATAAAGAACTCCATCCCGAAGGACTTGGTGCAGGAGATTTTCTTCGAGGAGTTTCTGCAGATGTTTCACTGCTTCATTTCGGTGAATTCCGAGCCCTTTCGAGATGTCTTCGAGCGTGCATGGACGGCGTCGCAACAGAGCAAGCACTTCCTCAGTCACCCTTTGCTGCTCCGGCTCGGCCGGATGCCGGCCATATGGCGTTATTACCTCAGCATTCTCAAAAAAATCGCAGATACGCGCCATTTCAGCGTCGGGCACCCTCTCGGCCCAGCCTTCCGCGGGCGGACGGATCACCGTGTTCAGTTGGAGCTTGTCCGCAACAATTCGCTCCGCACATTTTTTTATTCGATCAAGGGCGGGTGCGGACGTGTTGATGTTATTGACCAGAAACACTTCAAGCCATAGTTGTCCGGAATATTCCTTTCGGAAGAGAGAAAGTCCTTCAACGACCTGATCGAATTTCAATTCGGGAGCGGGCCGATTGATCTTCTGGAAAAGAGCTTCGTCGCCCGCATCGAGCGAGGGCACCACAAGGTCGGCCGGCAGAAGGTCCGCCCGCACCGCCTCATCCCATAAGAGCGATCCGTTCGTGAGGACGGCAACAGGAATCGCGCTCTTGTGCTTGATCGCTTTGATGAGCTTGCCGATTTCCGAGTGAAGCGTCGGTTCTCCCGAACCCGAAAGCGTTATATAGTCCGGCCGCTCGCCTCCTTCAAGCTTCCGCCAGAGCTGGCTCAAGATGTCCGAAAGCGGAACGTATTCTTTACGAGCAATGGTTCGACAAGTTGTCCGGCCTAGCTGACAGTATATGCAATCGAAGCTGCATGTCTTGAAGGGAACCAGATCAAGCCCCAGAGAGCGCCCCAACCGCCTCGAGGGAACCGGCCCAAAAACGTACCTGCAGTTTGGCTTCGTCATCTCTCTCCGTAGTTGGGTGACCACCGACTATGAAATGGCCGCCTGAGCACAAGCGGCGCCCTCACCAGCCGGTTGGCTTCGCCAACCCTGCCCCCTCGCTTACTGCTCCCTCGCCATAACCGAGCCGCACTTCGGACATTTGACCTGATAGCATGGCACTCCCCGCTCGTGAGTCGCTTTATGGCCGCAGTTGGGGCACACGCAATTGCCGCCGGGTCCCAGCCGGAAACCGCCGCCTCTTCCCATCCCGCCGCCCATCCCGCCGCCGCCTCCGCGGCGTCCCGAACCTGTTCCAGTCATCTCAGTTCCTCCTCGCATACTTGGGTAACCCAAATGCTTGTTTAAAAGTTGCCGAGGCGTCCCTATATCAGCTTAACCTTCCCATCCAAAATTGAATAACGCCTCAGTCCGGCACATCGTTCTCCACTCACTCTCGTTCTGAGCATCAATAATGCCAACGAAAAAGACTCTCCGCTTGCCAAGTCGCAAGGCATTGACAACACGTGCTTTAAATCCTTGCCTGTTGAGCTTTTGTCAACGCCACGAGGAATGGGGATTGCAGCCGCGCAAAACAATGTCTCTTCTCAATTGCACTCTTGCAAAAGAATTGGGCGATCTCGCTCACAACGAACTGCGGGAATGTATCCGTGCGGATATGTAGAGGATATGGATTGGATGGTGCGGAACAACGCGCTCGATATATTTTCCACCGCATTGGCGGCCGTATGATCATAAAACGAGCAGGATTGTCCATCGGAAACGTCTCTTCCGTTGATTCGGGTGGAGCGACCACCGATAGGGGAAGCCTCTATCGCGCGCGTGTTTCGCTGTCAGCGCAGGACGAATAAAGTTTAGGAAGCCTCCTCACGAGGACATGCCAGCGCTTCCTCTACCGCCGCGAGAAATTTATCCGGATCGACGGGCTTATCAAACACCGCGGCCGGTTTTCTGACGGCGAGGTCGCGCCCGGCAAGGCCGCTGACCACGATGATGGGCGTATGCTTCAGCTCCTTGTCTCTGGATAACTTGCGCGCGAAATCCGTGCCGGTCCTCTTCGGCATCAGAAGGTCGAGAATCACAAGATCCGGCTTTTCGCGGCGAGCCGCTTCGTAGGCCTCCTCCACGTTGTACGTCGGAATCGGTTGGTAGCCGTTCTTTCGCAAGAGCGTCTCGAAGAAGACCACTACGTGTTTCTCGTCATCCAGAATCAGAATCTTCTTCTTTTCTTGATCGCCGTTCTTCATTCGTTTATCCTTTCGTATGACCGGCAGCTCAGACCGGTTGATGCCGAGTGATGATCTTTTGTCATGTTGCTCCTCCTCGAAGCCTTCCTTTCGCTGATCTCATGCCGATTCGTTTGCGATTGGGCGCACGGCGGAAATCCCGCCAGTTCTTGGATGTCACACTTCTTTCAGAATATCGTTTATGTAGTACTTGGAGTACAGAGCGCTCACCGGATTGTTTGCGAGCGACTTGTCTTTTACGAACAGGGTGGACATGGGCGCCTCGCTGTATCGCGCGAAAATGCAGTCGCATCCCACGCACAGTCCCACCGCCGCGTTGATATCCGTCTTCAGGCTGTTCAGTACGCGCGCCTGCCCGATCGGATTGCAGCACATCCCTTCGACGGCCGTTATGGCATCATGCTGCGTCTGCCCCCCGATTCTGCAGCACACAGTGCTCACCTTGAAAAAGCGCCGGAGCAGGCGCGTGAGTATCTCGACTTCCTGAAACATCTCCACGCAGAAAGCGATCCCGATATGTTTGTATTCCATGCCGAGGCAGTAATAAATAAACTCGGCAATGCGACACAGCTTCCTGTCTGTCTCCGCGGATATATCCGCAGTGACTTCCATCGAATGCCGAAGGTCAGAGTACTCGTCCGCCAAGAAAAGGTCCTTCGTGTCATTCGTGCAACTCTTGTTCTCCATGCACGGACGATCGATACATTCCACACAATCGATCCTGTCCTTCTTCTGCGCGGATTCTTCTACCGGCTCCCTGTCGAGCAGGATCGCCCTCACGCTCGAAGCAAGCGCGCCGGCCTGGTTCGATAATCCGAACCCTGTCTCCAAACGGCCGCTGAGAAGGGCGGAAAGGATATCCTCTACTTCAGCCGCCACGTTGTAAATGACTCTTATCCCGAATGAATCCGCCCTCTCGATAAAATCCTCTTCTATTGCGCCGCAGATGAAGAGATCGATGCGCAGATTTACCAGTTGCGCGAGCCGTTCTTCATCACTCATGCCGCCTGTATCTATGATTTTCCTCGAGACCACTTCATTGTCTTTAATGCTGACGAGCAACATCTGGTCCGAATAGATACACCGGGGAGATACCCGCGTGCCGAATAAGGGGATTGCAACTCTCACAATCTGGTTCCTGTTCATTCCCTCAGCGCGCGAAGCGCATGTCCTCCAACCGAATGAATTGCCGGCGCACTCGCTCTTCTCTTGCCCGCCGGAATTCCTTCCAAAAACAATTCGGGCAATAACTGTGCCAAACCCCCGCGCCGTTGTTTCCGTCGCGGACGGAGCGGCAACATGCCCCCTTTATCGACGTTCACTGCATCTTCTCCGCAAAAAGCGGAGCGCTCGGGGACGCCGCCGGTGTTACATCGGGTGCTGCATGCAGCGCTGCACCGCAATAGTTCTTGATCGCGCGCTGCCCGCCCGCCCGTAAGACTGCGGCAACCCGTAAGCCGCCTTCGAAAAATTTTCTTTAGCGGAGCGACAGCCAGTGTCGATGTATTCCGCGGCATGACCTGCCGCGGCCGTGCGGAGCATTTGACGGTGGCATAGTTTTTGCCCAACTAAAAGACGGTGGTGGCATCCGACGCCATGAGGAAACGGCGAGCGAGCATTGAGCCGCCCCGCAAATGGAGCTTGAGAACAGGAGGTTCTTCATATGGCTTCTGTTTCCCCGATGCTTGAAATAACCGACGCCATCATGGAGGTCGGCGGCAAGACTCTGAAGGTATGCATGCAGTGCGGCACGTGCACGGGAGTATGTCCCTGGAATCTGGTGGACGAATTCAGCCCGAGGCTCTTGATCCGGCTGGTCAGCCTGGGCATCGAAGGATATGAACAGGACAGCCTGTGGAATTGCGTCACCTGCGCCACGTGCGTCACCCGGTGCCCCCGTGGAATCGATATCATCGATGTCATCAGATCGACGCGGAGCGTCATGCTCGAGAGCGGAATCGTGCCGCCGGCCTATCGCGTGCCTCTCGCAAGCCTGCGCAATGAGGGGAATCCGTGGAGCTCTCCCCGCTCGGAACGCGCGGATTGGGCGGCAAAATTGAATATTCCCGAGTTCTCCGAGGCGACCGAACATCTGCTTTTCGCCTGCTGCACCCATGCGTATGACGCCCGAAACAGGAAGGTCCTGAAGGAGACGGCCGAACTGCTTCTAAAAGGAGGCGCCTCCGTCGGCATTATCGGAACCGAGGAAAGCTGCTGCGGCGACCAGGCGCATAAATGCGGCGCTCTGGAAACATATACGGCGCTGCAGGAAGCCAATACCGAGCTTTTTGCCGCTCGCGGAGTCAGAAAGATCATCACCACGTCTCCTCATTGCCTGAATCTGTTCATCAAGGAGTATAAAGGCGAGTTCGATGCAGTCCATTACACGCAAGTCTTCGCGAAGCTCATCAAGGAGAAAAAGCTTGTTCCTGCAAAACCGGTCCCATTGAAGGTCGCCTATCACGATCCCTGCTACCTGGGCCGCCACAACAACATTTATGATGAGCCGAGAGACGTTCTCCGCAGCATTCCCGCACTGGAGTACGTGGAACTTCCCCGATGCAAGCAAAGGAGCCTGTGCTGCGGCGGAGGCGGAGGCGGCATCTGGTCTGAAATCGAAGTCGAAAAACGTTTCAGCGTGCTGCGCATACGGGAGGCGAAGGAAGCCGGCGCAAACGTGATAGCCACCGCGTGCCCGTTCTGCATGATCATGCTCGAGGACGGCCTGAAGGCTTCAGGCATCGATGAGAGCGAGATGAAGATTCTCGATGTGAGCGAGTTACTCTATGAATCGGTCGAATAAAACGGCGGGGAAATCATGAGCAGAGAATTTCCATTAAGAGAGGAAC
This genomic interval carries:
- a CDS encoding (Fe-S)-binding protein — encoded protein: MASVSPMLEITDAIMEVGGKTLKVCMQCGTCTGVCPWNLVDEFSPRLLIRLVSLGIEGYEQDSLWNCVTCATCVTRCPRGIDIIDVIRSTRSVMLESGIVPPAYRVPLASLRNEGNPWSSPRSERADWAAKLNIPEFSEATEHLLFACCTHAYDARNRKVLKETAELLLKGGASVGIIGTEESCCGDQAHKCGALETYTALQEANTELFAARGVRKIITTSPHCLNLFIKEYKGEFDAVHYTQVFAKLIKEKKLVPAKPVPLKVAYHDPCYLGRHNNIYDEPRDVLRSIPALEYVELPRCKQRSLCCGGGGGGIWSEIEVEKRFSVLRIREAKEAGANVIATACPFCMIMLEDGLKASGIDESEMKILDVSELLYESVE
- a CDS encoding radical SAM protein; protein product: MTKPNCRYVFGPVPSRRLGRSLGLDLVPFKTCSFDCIYCQLGRTTCRTIARKEYVPLSDILSQLWRKLEGGERPDYITLSGSGEPTLHSEIGKLIKAIKHKSAIPVAVLTNGSLLWDEAVRADLLPADLVVPSLDAGDEALFQKINRPAPELKFDQVVEGLSLFRKEYSGQLWLEVFLVNNINTSAPALDRIKKCAERIVADKLQLNTVIRPPAEGWAERVPDAEMARICDFFENAEVITPYGRHPAEPEQQRVTEEVLALLRRRPCTLEDISKGLGIHRNEAVKHLQKLLEENLLHQVLRDGVLYYQVKSSVTHE
- a CDS encoding response regulator yields the protein MKNGDQEKKKILILDDEKHVVVFFETLLRKNGYQPIPTYNVEEAYEAARREKPDLVILDLLMPKRTGTDFARKLSRDKELKHTPIIVVSGLAGRDLAVRKPAAVFDKPVDPDKFLAAVEEALACPREEAS
- a CDS encoding DUF1847 domain-containing protein — encoded protein: MNRNQIVRVAIPLFGTRVSPRCIYSDQMLLVSIKDNEVVSRKIIDTGGMSDEERLAQLVNLRIDLFICGAIEEDFIERADSFGIRVIYNVAAEVEDILSALLSGRLETGFGLSNQAGALASSVRAILLDREPVEESAQKKDRIDCVECIDRPCMENKSCTNDTKDLFLADEYSDLRHSMEVTADISAETDRKLCRIAEFIYYCLGMEYKHIGIAFCVEMFQEVEILTRLLRRFFKVSTVCCRIGGQTQHDAITAVEGMCCNPIGQARVLNSLKTDINAAVGLCVGCDCIFARYSEAPMSTLFVKDKSLANNPVSALYSKYYINDILKEV
- a CDS encoding ABC transporter ATP-binding protein, which gives rise to MSALVLKSLTKVFDNKVVALDRVCLEVDEGELLVILGPSGSGKSTILRLIAGLDKPSSGEIFIGGKPATHTPPRERDIAMVFQDYALYPHFNVAQNLGFGLKMRRVPKSEIQARVLETARMLGIDGLLERKPKELSGGQRQRVALGRALVRKPKVFLFDEPLSNLDPALRVQLRQEIKQIHDALGATVVYVTHDQHEAMLIGRRVAILRAGVLEQVGTPSDLYCRPGNLFVAGFLGTPPINFVECRAEMKNGRTELVCGNDEGKKFQLDVSPVPPRISLAFRPEDVLLGNAGENASLSGTALVHLIEPMAGETVIHLEDGSISFCARSLGFLDLAPGSRVAYSIPQDKLLLFEEGTGKRIGSQNIS